The following is a genomic window from Candidatus Latescibacterota bacterium.
CAACGGCAGCATCAACCCCCTCAATGAGATCGCCCAGATCCTCGTCGATGGGTACCTCCGTCTCCACTCAAGGAATGAATGGAATATATCAGCGCTTCCAAACAATGCTTCGAACCCGGGCAGGAACAATGCCGAGAATAGTTCCGGCATTGTGCCCGAATTCACAATCGCCCATACGCCTGAAACCCTCTCCACAAAGAACTCACCAATTTCGCCCATAGCGCCTCTAAAAAGGGAGAATGCCGATGACTAAGGAACTCGAAATCAGCACCCTGGACATGGATAGCGACGTCCAAAGCAGGGCGCATATGAACGGGAAAATCGTCAAGTCCTATGCCCGCGAAATTGAGGAGGGCTCAAAATTCCCGCCGGCTACTGTATTCCATGATGGGAACCACTACTGGCTTGCCGATGGCTTTCACCGAGTCAAGGCACGCCAGCAACTAGGCCAACAATCTATAGAAGCCGCAATCCTGGATGGGGACAAGCGGGCAGCCATACTCTATGGCGTTGGAGCCAATGCCACCCACGGCCTTCGGAGAACCAACGCGGACAAGCGTCGGGCCGTCGAACTCCTGTTGAAAGACAAGGAGTGGGCCAATTGGTCAGATCGAGAAATTGCACGACAGTGTGCGGTCAGTAATCGGCTAGTCACCAACATGAGGACTGAGCTATCTGTGAACGGTTCACAGATGCAAGCCCCACCACCCACAATCAAGGACTGCCAAGAAAAACCTTCTCCACAAAATGCGGAATTGGACCAAACCTCAACAACTCGAATGGCTAAGCGGAACGGAAAAACCTACCCGCTGGATGTCAGCAAGATTGGGAAGAAAAGCCAAGATGCGAGGAAGCCCGCACCCCGAGTAACTACGGATTCGCCGAAAAAAGGTGATGGTCCGGACTATCTCGCTTATCAGGCAAAAGTATACCTGAAGGAAATTGACCCAAACGGCTCAGAAGGAGCCAAAAAACTCTCGGAGATTCGCGATTGGATCAACGAGCAACTCGGCGAAACATCAGTCAATAGGCCGAATTAGAATCGCCTAAAGAGCTTGCTATCCCAGGCTCTTCGAGTGAGGGATGACCGCACGAAAGTTGGCCGCCGTCCAAAGCTCCGAAAGGGTTCGAATTGATTGCCAAGGCCGAAAGCACAATGCCAAGGGTGGCATTCTACGTTCGCATCAGCACTGATGAAACGAAACAGAAATTCTCGCTTGGCGCCCAGGTAGATGCGATCGACTCGCTCTGCAAACGGAAGTTCGGGAACGACTGGGTCAGGAATCACACCTACCAGGACATGGCGAGCGGTACGCATCTCAGTCGCCCCGGACTTCAACAGATGCTCGCAGATGCCAAAGCCGGATTATTCACGCACGTCGTGTTTCTTGCCACCGACCGACTCTCCCGCAAGAGCGGCGAATTGGCCATCATCACCGATGAACTCAGACAGTGGGGAATCAAATACACTAGCGTTCGAGAAGACGTCGACAACGAGACGTTTTCCGGACGCTTGGTCTTTCAGATCCATGGTGCGGTCAACGAATACGAAC
Proteins encoded in this region:
- a CDS encoding ParB/RepB/Spo0J family partition protein; amino-acid sequence: MTKELEISTLDMDSDVQSRAHMNGKIVKSYAREIEEGSKFPPATVFHDGNHYWLADGFHRVKARQQLGQQSIEAAILDGDKRAAILYGVGANATHGLRRTNADKRRAVELLLKDKEWANWSDREIARQCAVSNRLVTNMRTELSVNGSQMQAPPPTIKDCQEKPSPQNAELDQTSTTRMAKRNGKTYPLDVSKIGKKSQDARKPAPRVTTDSPKKGDGPDYLAYQAKVYLKEIDPNGSEGAKKLSEIRDWINEQLGETSVNRPN